The genomic window TGGTTGGCCAAGTGGGTTTGGCAATTATTGTGGGGTGTACCATGTATTTTCATCCTAATATTGTAGTGCGCCAAACGGTTGATGAAACAGCGAAAGTGGATACAGCTAAAGTTCAAAGTGCTGCGCCGATGGTTTTGCGTAAAAAAGGCGAAACTTATTATTACACACAGGACGTAAAATCAACAAAAACTAACCTTCCGTTTTATAAAAACAATGAGTTTGATTACGCAAAAGTAGTTAAGTTTTTGGGCGAAGGTTATGAGAAATATGCGTTCATCGTGTTTTTAGCTTTTGTGATTGTGATTGTAACCGCAGTTTCAAATGGCGCTAATTTAACCGATGGTATAGATGGTTTGGCAACAGGAACATCCGCTATTATTGGTATTACGATGGGCATATTTGCTTACGTTTCGGGTAATACCGTTATGGCTGATTACCTGAATATAATGTACATTCCTAACAGTGGTGAGCTGATTATTTTTGCAGCTGCTTTTATTGGAGCTTGTATCGGTTTCTTGTGGTACAACTCGTACCCAGCACAAATTTTTATGGGCGATACAGGTAGTTTAACTATCGGGGGTATCATAGCGGTATTCGCCATCATGACTAGAAAAGAATTGTTAATTCCAATTATATGTGGGGTGTTTTTGGTAGAGGTTTTATCTGTGAGCTTGCAGGTAACTTATTTCAAATACACTAAAAAGCGTTTTGGCGAAGGTCGAAGAATTTTCTTGATGTCGCCATTGCACCATCATTACCAAAAGAAAGGGTATCACGAAGCAAAAATTGTAACCCGCTTCTGGATCATTGGGATTTTATTGGCAGTTATTGCATTTGTAACGCTGAAATTAAGATAGGAAAGAAGTTAAAAGTAGAAAGTCAAAAGTAAAAATATAGCGCAATCAAACACTAAAATGAACTAAGGTGTCTGAGGTGGTAAATAAGAAGAAAAATCGGTGAAATCATAAAATCAGTGAAATCACAAAAAAATAGAATGAACTCGAATAACAACATATCGCAAAGTAATCCTAAGCAAAACGCTGTTGGACAAGCTCGCATTGTTATTTTGGGTGCAGGCGAGAGCGGAGTAGGTGCGGCCAAATTGGCTCAAAAGCAGGGTTTCGATGTTTTCGTTTCAGATTTTGGTGGCATAGCGGATGTTTACAAAGCTGATCTACAAGAGATGAATATCCCTTTTGAGGAAAACCAACATACCGAAGCGTTGATTTTGAATGCTACAGAGGTGGTTAAAAGTCCAGGTATTCCTTCAAAAGCGCCTATCGTAAAAGCATTAGTAGAAAAAGGCGTTCCGGTAATCTCAGAGATTGAATTTGCAAAGCGTTACACCAATGCCAAAACGATTTGCATTACAGGCTCAAACGGCAAGTCTACTACGAGCATGCTTACGTATCATATCCTAAAAAATGCAGGATTAAATGTTGGTTTGGCTGGCAATATAGGGCACAGCTTTGCAGCACAAGTGGCAGATCAAGAATTCGATTGGTATGTTTTAGAAATATCAAGTTTTATGCTAGATGATATGTATGCGTTTAAAGCAGACATCGCTGTATTGCTCAACATCACACCAGATCATTTAGACAGATACGATTATAAAATGGCCAATTACGCGGCTTCGAAAATGCGTATTGTGCAAAATCAAACCTCAGCCGATGCTTTTATTTACTGTGCAGACGATGAAGAAACGAATAAAGTTTTAGCAACAGCAAATATAGCAGCGCAAGCTTATCCTTTTTCTATTATTAAAAAAGTAGAACTAGGGGCCTATTTAGAAGACAATAACATTTATATCAACACCAATTTAAACAACACATTAACCATGTCAATTTCGGATTTAGCCTTACAAGGTAAGCACAACATTTATAACTCAATGGCTTCTGGCATCGTAGCAAAGGTATTAGAGTTGCGCAACGAAACTATCCGCGAGAGCATGGGTGAGTTTAAAAACATAGACCATAGGTTAGAGTTTGTAGCAAAGATCAATGATGTTACTTACATCAACGATTCTAAAGCTACTAACGTGAACTCTACTTGGTACGCCTTAGAAAGTGTAAACAGCGATGTGGTGCTAATTATGGGTGGTGTTGATAAAGGCAATGACTATGAGATGCTGAAGGATTTGGTAAAAAGCAAAGTTAAAGCAATTATTTGTTTAGGTAAAGATAACAAACGTATACACGATGCTTTTGAAGATGATGTAGATGTAATTGTGAATACTTTTTCTGCAGAGGAAGCTGTACAGGTCGCTTACCATTTAGCTAAAAAGGGCAGTACGGTGTTGTTGTCTCCAGCTTGTGCAAGTTTCGATTTATTTAAAAACTATGAAGATCGTGGCAACCAATTTAAGGCAGCTGTGAAAGAACTATAAGAAGGAACAAAGAGTAAGGAATAAAGAACAAAGACTTCAAATAAGTCGAGAATTATAATCGGTGTAATCACAAAATCTGTGTAATCAATAAATTAAAAAAATGTTTAACATCAACGCACTTCTAGAACGTACCAAAGGCGATCGTTGGATTTGGATCATTATCGCATTGCTTTCGATGATTTCTATCATGGTAGTATATAGTGCCACTGGAGCTATTGCGTACAAAAAAGGCATTTCGGTAGAGAAGTACCTGTTGTTTAAACACGTGATATTCGTGATACTAGGCATTGTGATGATTTATATAGCACACTTGTTGGATTATAAATATTATGCTGGTATTTCAAAAATACTGATGATTATCACTATACCATTGCTGCTTTATACTTTGATTTTTGGAGCGAATTTGAATGAGGCATCTCGTTGGGTAAAAATTCCTGTAATTGGATTGACGTTTCAAACTTCAGATTTAGCTAAACTCTCTTTAATTACATTCTTGGCTAGAATGCTAACGAGAAAGCAAGAGAATATTAAGGATGTAAAGAATGCATTTTTACCAATAATGGGTTCGGTTGTTGTCGTGTTTGGCTTAATTGCTAAAGCCAATTTGTCAACAGGCTTAATGTTGTTTGGCGTAAGTATATTGCTTCTAATCGTAGGTAGGGTTAGTATTAAACAGATTTCTTGGGTGATGCTGGGAGGGGTAGTAATGATGTTCTTCTTAGTTTTAACGACTGAGAGGGCAGGTACTTGGAAGTCTAGGGTAGATACGTTTTTACATCCAGAGAAACAACACTCTGATAAAACATATCAGTCTGACCACGCAAAAATTGCATTGGCAACTGGAGGAGTGCTAGGCAAAGGACCTGGCAACAGTACGGAAAGAAACTTCTTGCCGCATCCATATTCCGATTTTATTTTCGCCATTATTATTGAGGAATATGGAACGGTAGGCGGTTTAGCAGTTATCATTTTATACCTGGTATTGCTTTACCGATGTGTCAGGATTGTTAATCGAAGTCCGAAGGCATTCGGTGCTTTACTGGCGGCGGGATTGAGTTTTAGTTTGACGATACAAGCTTTTGCAAATATGGCGGTAGCGGTAGGTTTAGGTCCGGTAACGGGGGTGCCTTTGCCATTGGTAAGTATGGGTGGTACTTCCATGATCTTTACCAGTATAGCCTTTGGTATTATTTTAAGCGTAAGCCGAGATGTAGAAGAAAATAGTGGTGTTAAAAAAGAAGAAAAGGTGGTGGTGGGAAGTATTCCTGCGATGGGATAAATGAAATGAGAAAATGAATAATTGATGAAATGAGAAAATGATTGAATAGCAATGGAGAATAATAAAATTGACTTCGTTACTGCTTTAAAAAATAGAACAAAACAATTTGTTTTACGCTCAATAAAGCTTTTTCAATCACTTCCAAAAACCGACGAAGCTCGAATTTTAGGTAAGCAATTTTTACGTTCGTCATCTTCAGTAGGTGCAAATTACAGAGCGGCATGTAGAGCAAGATCTAAAGCTGAGTTCTATGCTAAACTGAGTATTACAATTGAGGAAGCTGATGAAACGCAATTTTGGTTAGAAATTTTAGTTGAGTCAGGAATAGTAGTAAATGATATAAAAGATTTAATGAAAGAGGCTGGAGAGATTGTTGCCATTTTAACACGAGCTAGGAAAACTGCAAGCGATGGACGGTAATATTTACTCATTTTGTCATTCAATCATTTAAAATTAATTAATTAACATGAATAATTTCCCAAAAATTATCATATCTGGTGGTGGCACAGGCGGGCATATTTTCCCCGCCGTTGCTATCGCTAATGCCCTAAAAGCAATTTCGCCGCAA from Pedobacter sp. SL55 includes these protein-coding regions:
- the mraY gene encoding phospho-N-acetylmuramoyl-pentapeptide-transferase; protein product: MLYLLFEYLHKHYDFPGLRLFQYLTFRSSLSIILSLIITTVYGRRIIDYLHSKQVGETVRNLGLEGQMQKQGTPTMGGIMILMGILIPTLLFANITNIYVILMIVTTLWMGAIGFLDDYIKVFKKNKEGLAGRFKVVGQVGLAIIVGCTMYFHPNIVVRQTVDETAKVDTAKVQSAAPMVLRKKGETYYYTQDVKSTKTNLPFYKNNEFDYAKVVKFLGEGYEKYAFIVFLAFVIVIVTAVSNGANLTDGIDGLATGTSAIIGITMGIFAYVSGNTVMADYLNIMYIPNSGELIIFAAAFIGACIGFLWYNSYPAQIFMGDTGSLTIGGIIAVFAIMTRKELLIPIICGVFLVEVLSVSLQVTYFKYTKKRFGEGRRIFLMSPLHHHYQKKGYHEAKIVTRFWIIGILLAVIAFVTLKLR
- the murD gene encoding UDP-N-acetylmuramoyl-L-alanine--D-glutamate ligase gives rise to the protein MNSNNNISQSNPKQNAVGQARIVILGAGESGVGAAKLAQKQGFDVFVSDFGGIADVYKADLQEMNIPFEENQHTEALILNATEVVKSPGIPSKAPIVKALVEKGVPVISEIEFAKRYTNAKTICITGSNGKSTTSMLTYHILKNAGLNVGLAGNIGHSFAAQVADQEFDWYVLEISSFMLDDMYAFKADIAVLLNITPDHLDRYDYKMANYAASKMRIVQNQTSADAFIYCADDEETNKVLATANIAAQAYPFSIIKKVELGAYLEDNNIYINTNLNNTLTMSISDLALQGKHNIYNSMASGIVAKVLELRNETIRESMGEFKNIDHRLEFVAKINDVTYINDSKATNVNSTWYALESVNSDVVLIMGGVDKGNDYEMLKDLVKSKVKAIICLGKDNKRIHDAFEDDVDVIVNTFSAEEAVQVAYHLAKKGSTVLLSPACASFDLFKNYEDRGNQFKAAVKEL
- a CDS encoding FtsW/RodA/SpoVE family cell cycle protein, with amino-acid sequence MFNINALLERTKGDRWIWIIIALLSMISIMVVYSATGAIAYKKGISVEKYLLFKHVIFVILGIVMIYIAHLLDYKYYAGISKILMIITIPLLLYTLIFGANLNEASRWVKIPVIGLTFQTSDLAKLSLITFLARMLTRKQENIKDVKNAFLPIMGSVVVVFGLIAKANLSTGLMLFGVSILLLIVGRVSIKQISWVMLGGVVMMFFLVLTTERAGTWKSRVDTFLHPEKQHSDKTYQSDHAKIALATGGVLGKGPGNSTERNFLPHPYSDFIFAIIIEEYGTVGGLAVIILYLVLLYRCVRIVNRSPKAFGALLAAGLSFSLTIQAFANMAVAVGLGPVTGVPLPLVSMGGTSMIFTSIAFGIILSVSRDVEENSGVKKEEKVVVGSIPAMG
- a CDS encoding four helix bundle protein produces the protein MENNKIDFVTALKNRTKQFVLRSIKLFQSLPKTDEARILGKQFLRSSSSVGANYRAACRARSKAEFYAKLSITIEEADETQFWLEILVESGIVVNDIKDLMKEAGEIVAILTRARKTASDGR